The Deinococcus arcticus genome has a window encoding:
- a CDS encoding HRDC domain-containing protein, translating into MTDRPSPERPDARLVRLHAERGDPHARLAGALADLEGAGWGVLLEGPRALAAQLAAAVGRGTLRADPRLRLDRDALAGAGLAAAALEADWRGAQAVWLLEPGPEDLERARRAGVPVIVDATLAPGSEWFSRGAAYVTYRDSVTLTGHGDAPLCALFGAGEVRAPVGAPPSDLNVALALRDVATLPLRLARAARTASALAERLGGAAQTAGPTALLLAPDAVADTNAPLGGVLLAARSVSGGVLLTPGLEDLGRALALLRPEGRQEGQEDRAQGREPARHGERPEAQSAERRDFRGGRRGGQDRGRDLRRGDRDRPDRVEGERPDRSQPDRPAPDRALSDRPGPDREPPQRVTFEAPVPNLTLTPLPTPPAQEVTEEVWEPEIVFSDSPAPAHAPLPIPVSGGPDAPEQPAGLPDVHHLDEGGQDPALGEAQQDTAPAASHAPPARADERPAAPAPQPAPAAEPAPVMLPPDLPGGKEDPAAGLTDEQAAVYARLREWRNAEAKRQEISRFIVASNATLAEIARRVPYTEADLRAVRGMGPERLRKYGQKILEVVRG; encoded by the coding sequence ATGACTGATCGCCCTTCTCCCGAGCGTCCCGACGCCCGCCTTGTGCGCCTGCACGCCGAACGCGGCGACCCCCACGCCCGCCTTGCCGGGGCGCTGGCCGACCTGGAAGGGGCCGGCTGGGGCGTGCTGCTGGAAGGGCCGCGCGCCCTGGCCGCGCAACTGGCCGCCGCCGTGGGGCGCGGCACCCTGCGCGCCGACCCCCGCCTGCGCCTGGACCGTGACGCCCTGGCCGGGGCCGGGCTGGCCGCCGCCGCCCTGGAGGCCGACTGGCGCGGCGCGCAGGCCGTGTGGCTGTTAGAGCCGGGCCCAGAGGACCTGGAGCGTGCCCGCCGGGCCGGGGTGCCGGTGATCGTGGACGCCACACTGGCCCCGGGCAGCGAGTGGTTCTCGCGCGGGGCCGCGTACGTGACCTACCGCGACAGCGTGACCCTCACCGGCCACGGCGACGCGCCCCTGTGCGCCCTGTTTGGTGCGGGTGAGGTCCGGGCCCCCGTGGGCGCGCCCCCCAGCGACCTGAACGTGGCGCTGGCCCTGCGTGACGTGGCCACCCTGCCCCTGCGTCTGGCCCGCGCGGCCCGCACGGCCTCGGCGCTGGCCGAGCGCCTGGGCGGCGCCGCGCAGACGGCTGGCCCCACGGCCCTGCTGCTGGCCCCGGACGCCGTGGCCGACACGAACGCGCCCCTGGGCGGGGTCCTGCTGGCCGCGCGCAGTGTCTCGGGCGGGGTGCTGCTGACCCCGGGCCTGGAAGACCTGGGCCGCGCCCTGGCCCTGCTGCGCCCCGAGGGTCGCCAGGAGGGCCAGGAAGACCGCGCGCAGGGGCGCGAGCCGGCGCGCCATGGCGAGCGCCCCGAAGCCCAGAGCGCGGAGCGCCGGGACTTCCGGGGTGGGCGGCGCGGCGGCCAGGACCGGGGCCGGGACTTGCGCCGGGGCGACCGGGACCGTCCGGACCGGGTGGAGGGCGAGCGCCCAGACCGTTCCCAGCCAGACCGCCCGGCGCCAGACCGGGCCCTGTCAGACCGGCCCGGACCAGACCGCGAGCCTCCCCAGCGCGTGACCTTTGAAGCGCCGGTCCCCAACCTCACGCTGACCCCGCTGCCCACCCCACCTGCACAGGAGGTGACAGAAGAGGTGTGGGAACCGGAAATCGTGTTCAGCGACTCGCCCGCCCCGGCCCACGCGCCGCTGCCCATCCCGGTGAGCGGCGGCCCCGACGCCCCCGAGCAGCCTGCTGGCCTGCCCGACGTGCATCATCTGGATGAGGGGGGCCAGGACCCGGCCCTGGGCGAGGCGCAGCAGGACACAGCGCCGGCAGCCAGCCACGCGCCGCCAGCCCGCGCCGACGAGCGCCCCGCCGCCCCCGCACCCCAGCCAGCGCCGGCCGCTGAACCGGCCCCCGTGATGCTGCCGCCCGACCTGCCCGGCGGCAAGGAAGACCCGGCCGCTGGCCTGACCGACGAGCAGGCCGCCGTGTACGCCCGCCTGCGCGAGTGGCGCAATGCCGAGGCCAAGCGCCAGGAGATCAGCCGCTTTATCGTTGCCAGCAACGCCACCCTGGCCGAGATCGCCCGCCGCGTGCCCTACACCGAGGCCGACCTGCGGGCGGTGCGCGGCATGGGCCCCGAGCGGCTGCGCAAGTACGGCCAGAAGATTCTGGAGGTGGTGCGGGGCTAG
- a CDS encoding peptidoglycan-binding domain-containing protein: MRYALLSTTTIALVATVSPAHAATLTWQNLRQGDSGRDVTTLQYLLREAGQTVDVDGIFGSGTNTAVRNFQAARGLSVDGIVGGNTWEALIKTVRQGDNNNAVRALQDQLRSGYGYSSVTVDGAFGPATNTAVRDFQTKRGLTVDGIVGLNTWQELVTGASTAPSGTTASLASQILNSSRITLGTSSSTTNGSPRQNMTDAAAGRLVTRGCNSNVNCGLQVALKRSMLEGVLSMANAGNSFFITSVAGGRHSTNSDHYAGLAIDIGIWNGTSLSTPNSAHTAARNACIAAGSDPSQTFNAYNDSSGGHNNHVHCAWN; encoded by the coding sequence ATGCGTTACGCCTTGCTGAGTACCACCACCATTGCCCTTGTGGCCACCGTCTCCCCTGCCCACGCCGCCACCCTGACCTGGCAGAACCTGCGCCAGGGCGACAGCGGGCGCGACGTAACCACCCTGCAGTACCTGCTGCGCGAAGCGGGCCAGACTGTGGATGTGGACGGCATTTTTGGCAGCGGCACGAACACGGCCGTGCGCAATTTCCAGGCGGCCCGGGGCCTGAGCGTGGACGGCATCGTGGGCGGCAACACCTGGGAGGCCCTGATTAAAACGGTCCGCCAGGGCGACAACAACAACGCCGTGCGGGCGCTGCAGGACCAGCTGCGCAGTGGCTACGGGTACAGCAGCGTGACGGTGGACGGCGCGTTTGGCCCGGCCACCAACACCGCCGTGCGCGATTTTCAGACCAAGCGTGGACTGACCGTGGACGGCATCGTGGGACTGAATACCTGGCAGGAACTGGTCACGGGAGCCAGCACGGCGCCCAGTGGCACGACCGCCAGTCTGGCCAGCCAGATTCTGAACAGCAGCCGCATCACCCTGGGCACCAGCAGTTCCACGACAAACGGCAGTCCCCGGCAGAACATGACCGACGCCGCCGCCGGTCGCCTGGTCACGCGCGGGTGTAACAGCAATGTGAACTGCGGCCTGCAGGTGGCCCTGAAGCGCTCCATGCTGGAAGGCGTGCTGAGCATGGCCAACGCCGGGAACTCGTTTTTTATCACCTCGGTGGCGGGCGGCCGGCACTCCACCAATTCGGACCATTACGCGGGGCTGGCGATTGACATTGGCATCTGGAACGGCACCAGCCTGAGTACCCCCAACAGCGCCCACACCGCCGCGCGCAACGCGTGTATTGCAGCGGGCAGTGACCCCAGTCAGACGTTTAACGCCTACAACGATTCCAGTGGCGGGCACAACAACCACGTCCACTGCGCCTGGAACTGA
- a CDS encoding vWA domain-containing protein, protein MARVTRYSKFEGELDQLDSSELMQMIQEALLGQGMNDPYDPDPNARPSMDDLFDAILEALAERNMIPEEQLLEAMQADDIHETALGQQIQRLMERLQQDGFIRREFEDGEGGGQGDPGEATFQLTDKSIDFLGYKSLRDLMGGLGRSSAGAHDTREYASGVEMTGELKNYEFGDTMNLDTTATLGNVISKGFDNLEESDLVIRQAEYNSSAATIVLLDCSHSMILYGEDRFTPAKQVALALAHLIRTQYPGDTVKFVLFHDSAEEVPVGKLAQAQIGPYHTNTAGGLRLAQQLLKRENKDMKQIVMITDGKPSALTLPDGRIYKNAYGLDPYVLGATLREVANCRRSGIQVNTFMLARDPELVGFVRRVSEMTRGKAYFTTPQNIGQYVLMDFVTNKTKLVN, encoded by the coding sequence ATGGCGCGCGTCACGCGGTACAGCAAATTTGAGGGCGAACTGGATCAGCTGGACTCCAGCGAGCTGATGCAGATGATTCAGGAAGCGCTGCTGGGCCAGGGCATGAACGACCCTTACGACCCCGATCCCAACGCGCGCCCCAGCATGGACGACCTGTTCGACGCCATTCTGGAAGCCCTGGCCGAACGCAACATGATTCCCGAAGAGCAGCTGCTAGAAGCCATGCAGGCCGACGACATCCATGAAACGGCGCTGGGCCAGCAGATTCAGCGCCTGATGGAGCGCCTTCAGCAGGACGGCTTTATCCGCAGGGAATTTGAAGATGGAGAGGGCGGCGGCCAGGGCGACCCCGGCGAGGCCACCTTTCAGCTGACCGACAAGAGCATTGACTTTCTGGGCTATAAGAGCCTGCGCGACCTGATGGGGGGGCTGGGCCGGTCCAGCGCGGGCGCCCACGACACCCGCGAGTACGCCAGCGGCGTGGAAATGACCGGCGAGCTGAAGAACTACGAGTTCGGGGACACCATGAACCTCGACACCACCGCCACGCTGGGCAACGTGATTTCCAAGGGCTTTGACAACCTGGAAGAATCCGACCTCGTGATCCGGCAGGCGGAGTACAACTCGTCCGCAGCGACGATTGTGCTGCTCGACTGCTCTCACTCCATGATCCTGTACGGCGAGGACCGCTTTACCCCCGCCAAGCAGGTGGCCCTGGCGCTGGCCCACCTGATCCGCACCCAGTACCCCGGCGACACCGTGAAGTTCGTGCTGTTTCACGACTCGGCCGAGGAAGTGCCGGTGGGCAAACTGGCGCAGGCCCAGATTGGCCCGTACCACACGAACACGGCGGGCGGCCTGCGGCTGGCCCAGCAGCTCTTGAAGCGCGAGAACAAGGATATGAAGCAGATCGTGATGATCACCGACGGCAAGCCCTCGGCCCTCACGCTGCCGGACGGGCGCATCTATAAAAACGCCTATGGCCTGGACCCCTACGTGCTGGGCGCTACCCTGCGAGAGGTCGCCAACTGCCGCCGCAGCGGCATTCAGGTCAACACCTTCATGCTGGCCCGCGACCCGGAATTGGTGGGCTTTGTGCGCCGTGTCAGCGAGATGACGCGGGGCAAGGCGTACTTCACCACGCCGCAGAACATTGGCCAGTACGTGCTGATGGATTTCGTGACGAACAAGACGAAACTGGTGAACTGA